From a region of the Sphaerodactylus townsendi isolate TG3544 linkage group LG16, MPM_Stown_v2.3, whole genome shotgun sequence genome:
- the LOC125445885 gene encoding mucin-5AC-like has protein sequence MQFYLFSICILLLRPPTCKATEGTTTPTATASTGSPTSARLPNTSTAGSTSSNTSATTLAPTPAGPDTTNGSAPTTARVNVSSRPNTTVLAPTAASSNTMNGSTPASSSSAKATISAPSATGLATSTSALASVNPTTATNATVSAFTTARVNVSAGPNTTVLAPTAASSNTMNRSTPASSSSAKATISAPSATGLATNTSALASVSPTAINATISAPTTTTMTSSTASLATTHTATAANPAHSTTGVPSSANLTTISATKDTTTVPSTAGPATTNQDTTTTRAPSSATKDTTAVPSTAGPVTTTTRAPSTAGLGSTEVLPSSGPKTTNQVSPPVPQNTTSTPGRFTTTKNRAGTFSMPPLVALALLAVSVLNE, from the coding sequence atgcagttctatttattCTCCATCTGCATTCTGTTACTTCGTCCCCCCACTTGCAAGGCTACAGAAGGGACCACCACGCCTACTGCCACTGCTTCTACAGGCTCCCCAACATCAGCCAGACTCCCCAACACCAGCACTGCTGGCTCCACCAGCAGCAACACTTCAGCCACCACCTTGGCTCCTACCCCTGCTGGACCCGACACCACCAACGGCTCGGCTCCTACCACTGCCAGAGTCAATGTCAGTTCTAGGCCCAACACCACTGTCTTGGCTCCAACTGCTGCCAGTTCCAACACCATGAACGGATCGACGCCTGCCAGTTCCAGCTCTGCCAAAGCCACCATCTCGGCTCCTTCCGCCACTGGCCTCGCCACCAGTAcctcagcccttgccagtgtCAACCCGACCACTGCCACCAATGCCACTGTCTCAGCTTTTACCACTGCCAGAGTCAATGTCAGTGCTGGCCCCAACACCACTGTCTTGGCTCCAACTGCTGCCAGTTCCAACACCATGAACAGATCGACGCCTGCCAGTTCCAGCTCTGCCAAAGCCACCATCTCGGCTCCTTCCGCCACTGGCCTTGCCACCAACActtcagcccttgccagtgtCAGCCCCACTGCCATCAATGCCACCATCTCGGCTCCCACTACTACTACCATGACCTCTTCCACAGCCAGCCTGGCCACCACCCACACTGCAACTGCTGCCAACCCAGCCCATTCCACTACTGGGGTTCCTTCCTCTGCTAACCTGACCACCATCTCTGCCACCAAGGATACTACTACTGTTCCTTCCACTGCGGGCCCAGCCACTACCAACCAGGATACTACCACCACCAGAGCTCCCTCCTCTGCCACCAAGGATACTACTGCTGTTCCTTCCACTGCGGGCCcggtcaccaccaccaccagagctCCCTCTACTGCTGGCCTAGGCAGTACTGAGGTTCTTCCTTCCTCTGGCCCAAAAACCACTAACCAGGTTTCTCCTCCTGTTCCACAGAACACCACCTCTACCCCCGGTCGGTTTACGACCACCAAGAACAGAGCTGGCACATTCTCAATGCCTCCACTTGTTGCACTGGCTTTACTTGCAGTTTCTGTACTCAACGAGTAA
- the OMG gene encoding oligodendrocyte-myelin glycoprotein yields MENPVFKASPCLLALLLVLPAVQGVCPSLCSCSGNHRRVDCSGRNLTALPHGLQDNITYLNLSHNRLADLNSQLAQFANLRTLDISHNQLWNLPANLPRSLWEIHAAHNNVKVLQKLDTAYQWNLKVLDMSENMVERAVLINNTLSNLKFLNLSSNRLWTVPTNIPSNAETVDLSNNFLTQILPGTLVRLSHLSKLYLHNNKFTHIPDKAFDQLTQLQLITFSKNPWACEDGEQALSYLRKWAAETSAAIVDLPCASETSTFWKHATSPSTAPTAGENHLLVKAMKAAGTAGSPMTTEHAQLGHRQFRTKEGVLSATTGHTVAFPSTDKPLILYAEDPGTEKLNSYEAAAATQTIHLQGTSSVNASTRGLAGTSVTPMTLSITSGMPTNYSKRPQSTTLTIKKAESATKVNPNSKSRASHYEVVPFVTVLLTAVVLAIG; encoded by the coding sequence ATGGAGAATCCGGTCTTCAAGGCATCTCCCTGTCTGCTGGCTCTTCTCCTCGTCCTACCAGCTGTTCAGGGCGTCTGTCCTTCTCTGTGTTCATGCTCAGGAAACCACAGAAGGGTGGACTGTTCTGGCAGAAACCTGACTGCACTGCCCCATGGACTTCAGGACAACATTACCTATTTAAACCTGTCTCATAACCGCCTGGCAGACCTCAACAGCCAACTTGCTCAGTTTGCCAATCTGAGGACCCTGGATATTTCCCATAACCAGCTCTGGAACTTGCCGGCTAACCTGCCCAGGTCGCTCTGGGAGATCCATGCTGCACACAACAATGTCAAGGTTCTCCAAAAGCTGGACACAGCTTACCAGTGGAACCTAAAGGTCCTCGACATGTCTGAAAACATGGTGGAACGGGCCGTTCTTATCAACAACACACTGAGCAACCTCAAGTTCCTCAACCTCAGTAGCAACAGACTCTGGACGGTCCCCACTAACATTCCTTCCAACGCAGAAACAGTGGATCTATCCAACAACTTCTTAACGCAAATTCTACCTGGCACGCTGGTGAGGCTCTCACACCTTTCCAAACTTTACTTGCACAACAATAAGTTCACCCACATTCCCGACAAAGCTTTTGACCAGCTCACTCAACTGCAACTAATCACATTTTCCAAAAACCCGTGGGCGTGTGAAGACGGTGAGCAAGCCCTCTCGTATTTGCGGAAATGGGCAGCAGAGACCAGCGCTGCAATCGTAGACCTCCCCTGTGCCAGTGAAACCAGCACCTTTTGGAAACATGCCACGTCCCCCTCAACTGCTCCCACAGCTGGGGAGAACCACCTCCTTGTAAAGGCTATGAAGGCCGCAGGTACTGCTGGGTCTCCAATGACAACCGAGCACGCCCAGCTTGGGCACCGCCAATTCAGAACGAAGGAGGGTGTGCTCAGTGCTACCACCGGCCACACTGTGGCATTTCCCAGCACCGACAAGCCACTAATCCTCTACGCGGAAGACCCGGGCACAGAGAAGCTCAACTCATATGAAGCAGCAGCTGCCACGCAGACTATCCATCTGCAAGGTACAAGCTCCGTGAATGCAAGCACAAGGGGTCTGGCGGGAACATCGGTGACTCCGATGACCTTGAGCATCACCAGTGGAATGCCTACAAACTATTCAAAGAGGCCTCAAAGCACAACTCTCACCATAAAGAAAGCCGAATCGGCCACAAAAGTGAACCCCAACAGCAAGTCCAGAGCAAGTCACTATGAGGTAGTCCCGTTCGTCACAGTCTTGCTTACTGCTGTGGTGCTGGCAATCGGCTAA
- the EVI2B gene encoding protein EVI2B codes for MDIHYVILIFFYGQLWCSPLSAEIKGTPTFSLPATFQAPTTVRTDLRDKDTVKNEGPPVPTVTPTTAQENKSQDGHIIGAVVTGIILVGMIVAIVSIFLWKRLRRTDLADPHWAGRSPFADGDAIEIATDKELMQSSKRASILSVLPWKFTKNTLLLENVEGPPSEPAQSLSDPSANGADKRSSQSSPTATENSSSSSTSLQTPASCGPSSLTNIPLPPGDLFPELANLPPPPSWVGEVSEDPCPNGPGPFPFHLPAEALCPAPPDPSCGNPEEASPLPLPPKDFF; via the coding sequence ATGGACATCCATTACGTCATTCTCATTTTTTTCTATGGACAACTGTGGTGTAGCCCCCTTTCTGCTGAGATCAAGGGGACACCAACATTTTCCCTTCCAGCCACTTTCCAGGCACCCACCACTGTAAGAACGGACCTCAGGGACAAAGACACTGTCAAAAATGAAGGGCCACCAGTGCCCACTGTTACACCCACTACAGCACAAGAAAACAAATCTCAAGATGGGCACATAATAGGGGCAGTGGTGACTGGTATTATCTTGGTGGGTATGATAGTTGCCATTGTCAGCATCTTCCTATGGAAGAGGTTACGGAGGACAGATCTTGCAGATCCACACTGGGCCGGCCGTTCCCCATTTGCAGATGGAGACGCGATAGAAATCGCCACCGACAAAGAACTCATGCAAAGCTCAAAGCGCGCCTCCATCCTCTCTGTCTTGCCTTGGAAGTTTACGAAGAACACACTGCTGCTGGAAAACGTTGAGGGTCCACCATCTGAACCCGCGCAAAGCCTGAGTGATCCATCTGCAAATGGGGCTGATAAAAGAAGCAGCCAGTCGAGCCCCACGGCAACAGAGAATTCCAGTTCTTCTTCAACAAGCCTGCAGACTCCGGCCTCGTGTGGACCAAGCAGCCTGACCAACATTCCACTCCCGCCGGGCGATCTCTTCCCAGAACTCGCCAACCTGCCCCCTCCACCCAGCTGGGTTGGTGAAGTCAGTGAGGACCCCTGTCCAAACGGCCCTGGGCCTTTTCCATTTCATCTGCCTGCAGAGGCGCTGTGTCCAGCACCACCTGACCCCTCTTGTGGAAATCCAGAGGAGGCATCGCCACTCCCGCTGCCACCTAAAGATTTTTTCTGA